In Sphingobacterium thalpophilum, a genomic segment contains:
- a CDS encoding Arm DNA-binding domain-containing protein: MLEQSYGLSFFLKSSNVKDKSIRFIYVRITVDGVPKETSTKRKWDVNRWNQKEEKAIGTKEDAKELNFFLDSFKTKINSHRTE, encoded by the coding sequence ATGTTAGAGCAAAGCTATGGACTTTCTTTCTTTTTAAAGAGCTCAAATGTGAAAGACAAATCAATCCGCTTTATTTATGTACGGATTACAGTTGATGGAGTTCCAAAAGAAACCTCCACCAAAAGAAAGTGGGATGTTAATAGATGGAACCAAAAGGAAGAAAAGGCTATTGGTACCAAAGAAGACGCCAAGGAACTAAATTTCTTTTTAGATTCTTTTAAGACAAAGATTAATAGCCATAGGACAGAATAA
- a CDS encoding YceI family protein, with protein sequence MAQGKWQLDAAHSEIEFKVKHMMITNVKGNFDGFKIDVDAEGEDFKNALAKVVIDTASINTRNEQRDGHLKSPDFFDVEKYPTITFEATSLENEQIKGNLTIRDVTRPVVFDLEFAGIQKDPWGNTKAGFIVEGKIKRSEFGLNWNAALETGGVMVSDDVKFSADIQFIKAQ encoded by the coding sequence ATGGCACAAGGAAAATGGCAACTAGACGCTGCACATAGCGAGATAGAATTCAAAGTAAAACACATGATGATTACGAACGTTAAAGGAAACTTTGACGGTTTTAAAATAGATGTTGATGCCGAAGGCGAAGATTTTAAAAATGCCCTAGCGAAAGTTGTTATTGACACTGCGTCCATCAATACGCGTAATGAACAACGGGATGGACATCTAAAAAGTCCAGACTTTTTTGATGTGGAAAAATATCCCACCATTACTTTTGAGGCAACGAGTTTAGAAAATGAACAAATTAAGGGAAATCTGACTATTCGTGATGTCACTAGACCGGTCGTATTCGATTTGGAATTTGCAGGTATCCAAAAAGATCCTTGGGGAAATACCAAAGCTGGTTTTATTGTAGAGGGCAAAATCAAACGTTCAGAATTTGGCCTTAATTGGAATGCGGCATTGGAAACAGGAGGGGTAATGGTGAGCGACGATGTAAAATTTAGTGCTGATATTCAGTTTATAAAAGCTCAATAA
- a CDS encoding tyrosine-type recombinase/integrase, translating to MRTTNQKVKVSIRQRTQGKNPARGSVHIHVSIDGVADMIPLKISWPVDKFDNGVLLPRDGFDDDTLCTQNNFRIQNERSRVDALVFRYYALDRAITHELIRREVSLKISKDDIVAFIKGEGRQLLREHLIEHGTYKHYVTVIARIEKYFKETGSYWKFNTIDDHELRIHQRWLLDNFTHNTTAGHMRVIKKFLTMGVSKGLIPESPADKLKTLKYQDGIREVLTKDEINKLYNFYIEDGTELLTELEHTALRRYLVACFTGLRKSDIEQLDPRLHIRNNNILRLSMFKTRKYGKVIEFTLPKIAVELIGKKRGIIFPTIESYSLGKALRRALTKAGIDKYMKFHSSRDTFATTFILLGGNPVDLMEILGHSDLKTTMIYVKMASDSKSKTMQFFDDLVK from the coding sequence ATGAGAACCACCAACCAAAAAGTAAAAGTTTCAATAAGACAGCGGACACAAGGAAAAAATCCTGCAAGAGGTTCTGTCCACATACACGTATCTATCGACGGCGTTGCCGATATGATCCCACTCAAGATTTCATGGCCAGTTGACAAGTTCGACAATGGAGTACTCCTCCCACGTGACGGATTTGATGATGACACCCTTTGCACCCAAAACAATTTCCGGATACAAAATGAGCGATCACGCGTCGATGCACTTGTCTTTAGATATTATGCCCTTGATCGAGCCATTACCCATGAGCTGATCAGGCGCGAGGTATCGCTTAAAATATCAAAAGATGATATCGTCGCATTTATAAAAGGCGAAGGCAGGCAATTGCTCCGCGAGCATTTGATCGAGCACGGAACCTACAAACATTACGTGACTGTGATCGCCCGGATAGAAAAATACTTTAAAGAGACCGGATCTTACTGGAAATTTAATACGATCGATGATCACGAACTCCGAATTCATCAGCGCTGGCTTCTGGACAATTTTACACACAATACAACAGCCGGCCATATGCGCGTGATCAAGAAGTTTCTGACTATGGGTGTATCAAAAGGACTCATCCCGGAAAGTCCTGCAGATAAATTGAAGACTTTAAAATATCAGGATGGAATCCGCGAAGTTCTGACAAAAGATGAAATCAACAAACTGTACAATTTCTATATCGAAGATGGCACGGAACTTCTGACCGAACTGGAGCATACCGCATTGCGTCGATATCTGGTGGCCTGCTTTACCGGACTAAGAAAATCAGATATCGAGCAGCTAGACCCACGGCTCCATATCCGCAACAACAATATTCTTCGGTTAAGTATGTTCAAAACACGGAAATATGGTAAAGTCATTGAATTCACCCTCCCAAAAATTGCTGTGGAGCTGATCGGCAAAAAGAGAGGAATTATATTTCCAACGATTGAATCCTATTCGCTGGGTAAAGCATTACGTAGAGCACTGACGAAAGCTGGTATAGACAAATACATGAAATTTCACTCCAGCAGGGATACATTTGCGACCACGTTCATCTTATTAGGTGGTAATCCTGTCGATCTCATGGAAATTTTAGGACACTCCGATCTAAAAACAACCATGATTTACGTTAAGATGGCCAGCGACTCAAAAAGTAAAACAATGCAGTTCTTCGACGACCTCGTAAAATAA